A window from Mycolicibacterium tokaiense encodes these proteins:
- a CDS encoding YggT family protein: MALFFEILGFALFVFWLLLIARVVVEFIRSFSRDWHPRGFTVVILEIIMTVTDPPVKLLRRIIPQLTIGAVRFDLSIMVLLLLAFIGMQLAFGAAV; encoded by the coding sequence TTGGCGCTCTTCTTCGAAATCCTGGGTTTCGCGCTGTTCGTCTTCTGGCTGCTGCTCATCGCTCGAGTCGTCGTCGAGTTCATTCGCTCGTTCAGCAGGGACTGGCATCCCCGCGGCTTCACGGTGGTGATCCTGGAGATCATCATGACGGTCACCGATCCGCCGGTGAAGTTGCTGCGCCGCATCATCCCGCAGCTGACCATCGGCGCGGTGCGCTTCGATCTGTCGATCATGGTGCTGCTGTTGCTGGCCTTCATCGGCATGCAACTGGCCTTCGGTGCGGCGGTCTGA
- a CDS encoding cell division protein SepF, which yields MSTLHKVKAYFGMAPLEDYDDEYYEDDERGAGRGYPRRAERFGAEEAGYERYGDPRERDYDDLREAREPEYAPSYRGAYGDEPRFRPREFERPAPRLGGLRGASTRGALAMDPRRMAEIFEAGSPLSKITTLRPKDYSEARTIGERFRDGNPVIMDLVSMDNADAKRLVDFAAGLAFALRGSFDKVATKVFLLSPADVEVTPEERRRMAEAGFYN from the coding sequence ATGAGCACACTGCACAAGGTCAAGGCCTACTTCGGAATGGCTCCGCTGGAGGACTACGACGACGAGTACTACGAGGACGACGAGCGTGGCGCCGGTCGCGGATATCCGCGTCGCGCAGAGCGTTTCGGCGCCGAAGAGGCGGGCTACGAGCGCTACGGCGATCCCCGCGAGCGTGACTACGACGATCTGCGCGAGGCCCGCGAGCCCGAGTACGCCCCGTCCTACCGCGGTGCCTACGGCGACGAGCCGCGCTTCCGTCCGCGTGAGTTCGAGCGCCCCGCTCCCCGTCTCGGCGGCCTGCGCGGCGCCAGCACCCGCGGCGCCCTGGCGATGGACCCTCGCCGGATGGCCGAGATCTTCGAGGCCGGCAGCCCACTGTCCAAGATCACCACGCTGCGCCCCAAGGATTACAGCGAGGCCCGCACCATCGGTGAGCGGTTCCGCGACGGCAACCCGGTGATCATGGATCTGGTGTCGATGGACAACGCCGATGCCAAGCGGCTGGTCGACTTCGCCGCCGGCCTGGCTTTTGCGCTGCGCGGTTCGTTCGACAAGGTGGCCACCAAGGTCTTCCTGCTGTCGCCGGCCGACGTGGAGGTCACCCCCGAGGAGCGTCGCCGGATGGCCGAGGCCGGGTTCTACAACTAG
- a CDS encoding YggS family pyridoxal phosphate-dependent enzyme, which translates to MSRRDDLAGALATLRTRLTDAAEAAGRDPADIELLPVTKFFPASDVALLADLGCRAFGESRDQEAAAKVAELAGRIPAEVRWHMIGKIQSNKARHIASWADVVHSVSSLKVITALGRGAQAALDEGARTEPVQIYLQLSLDGDESRGGVDIAAPDRIDALRDAVTATPGLEFVGFMAIPPLAADPDAAFASLAAERDRVQPFHQRRLGLSAGMSGDLEVAIKHGSTCVRVGTALLGSRPLTSP; encoded by the coding sequence AACACGGCTCACCGACGCCGCCGAGGCCGCGGGGCGCGACCCGGCTGACATCGAGCTGCTGCCGGTGACCAAGTTCTTCCCGGCCTCCGACGTCGCCCTGCTGGCCGACCTGGGGTGCCGCGCCTTCGGCGAGTCCCGCGATCAGGAGGCGGCCGCCAAAGTGGCCGAGCTGGCCGGCCGCATCCCGGCCGAGGTGCGCTGGCACATGATCGGCAAGATCCAGAGCAACAAAGCACGCCACATCGCGTCGTGGGCGGACGTGGTGCATTCGGTCAGCTCGCTCAAGGTGATCACCGCGCTGGGCCGGGGCGCGCAGGCTGCCCTCGACGAGGGCGCCCGGACCGAGCCGGTTCAGATCTATCTGCAACTCAGCCTCGACGGCGACGAGTCGCGCGGGGGAGTGGACATCGCTGCGCCGGACCGGATCGACGCGCTGCGTGACGCAGTGACCGCCACGCCCGGACTGGAATTCGTGGGCTTCATGGCCATCCCGCCGCTGGCCGCCGACCCCGATGCCGCTTTCGCGAGTTTGGCTGCTGAGCGGGACCGGGTACAGCCCTTCCATCAGCGTCGCCTCGGGTTGTCGGCCGGCATGTCCGGCGACCTCGAGGTGGCGATCAAACATGGCTCGACGTGTGTGCGTGTCGGAACCGCGCTTCTGGGAAGTCGTCCTCTAACGTCACCGTGA